The Spirochaetaceae bacterium nucleotide sequence GCCGCTGATCGTGGTGGCGAGCAGCGGGTTGCCGGCCATCAGGCTCGACAGGCACTCGAAGATCAGCGCCAGGCCGTAGCCCTTGTAGCCGGCGGCGGGCCGCAGGAAGGCCGACTGCGCCGGGTCGGTGGTGGGCCGGCCCTCCGCGTCGAGCGCCCACTCCTCGGGAATCGCCACCCCCTTGTCGCGCGCCACGTCCAGCTTGCCGCCGGCCGCTACGCTGGTGGCCATGTCCAGGCTGATCGCGGGCCGGCGCGAACCGGGCACCGCGACCGCGATCGGGCTGTTGTGGGTGCCCGCCTGCTTCGCTCCCGGCGGCGCCATGTTGGGCGGACTGCACACCACGGCCAGACCGGCCAGGCCGGCCCGCGCCGCCATCTGCGTGTAGTAGGCCATCGCGCCCTGGTGCGTGGTGTTGCGGATCAGCCCCCAGCCGATGCCCGCCTCCCGCGACTTGGCGATGACCCGTTCCATCGCCTGCACGGTCACCACCGGCCCGAACGCGCGGTCCGCGTCCATCAGCACGGTAGCGACGGTCTCCCGCTCCACCCGGATGTTCGGGCGCGGGTTCATGGAGCCGCTGTCCACCGCCCGGCTGTAGGCGGCCACCCGCTGTACCCCGTGCGAATCGATGCCGCGCAGGTTGGCCCACACCAGCACCTCCGCCTCCGTGGCGGCATCGCCCGCCGGCATGCCGAGCCCCTCGAACACCCGCGCCGTGAAATCCTGCAACGCCGCCGCATCGACGCAGCGCGCCTCCGCCGCCGGGTCGACGCTCGCCCCCTCCGAGAACCGATACTGCATCCTTCCCCCGCCGGCAGAATAGCACATCAGCGACAGCACGCCATCGCTCGCGTGCGCGTCGCAAAGCTGGCGCGCCCCGCCGCGCAAGACCATGGTTCGACGTACCGCACCATTACGCAGCGCAGACCATCGGATTGCCGGCCTCCGCAAGCTGGGACCGGTCGGAGGAACGGCGACCCTGTCGGTCCTTGACTCTCTCAAGATGTGCGGGCAGAGTCGGTATACTACTGGAAGGATCGAATGTGGCTACCGTACGCGGACCCTCCGAGTTGAATAGCGAAATCGTATCCCACGTCGGACACATACTGCCGTGGCTGGCAGAGACGCCTGGGCAGAGCGACCTGAGTTGGTTGACCACCAGGAACCTCGGACCCACCACCAGTAGCAGGATCGAGGATGCAGTGCTCGGTCTTGCCGGCAATTTGCACGAACGACGCGAAGCGGTAACGACAGCTATCTCCTGGATGACGAGTAAGCTCAGGACGGAAGTCGAATCGGCAAAGCCCGGGACGATCATGGACCCCGACGGAACGGCCATACAGGCACTTGAACAATCTGAGCGATACTTCCGCGCCGAATGCGAAGAGTTGGAGAGCATTCGGGCTGCGCTCATGGCTCTGGGATATGTCGCGGCCCACGCCTCGGGAGTCTTCAAGGAGTTGGAGGAGCTCCACGAGTTATTCACATCCGTAGTCTCGTGGTCCCAGGAAGTACGCTGGCTCATTCTGATCAACGATGGGACGCTCGCACCGACGACCGGGAAAACGTTTACAAGTGGTGCAGACCTTATCTCCTCGCTCGATGACTCGACTTGACCTCTTCCACCCCGCGTGTCAGCGCGTTCGAGCAGCCGACGGGCAGCTTTTCCAGGTGCGTGAAGCGGCTCAGTCAGCCCATGAAGCGGCAGCTCGCCAGCGTCATGGACGAGCTGTTGTCCGGCACGCTACCGCCAGGCCGGCGATACGAAAAACTGGCGGGTGGAGATAGCCTCTATTCAGTCCGTCTCAACCAAAGTTACCGTTTCGTATTCCAGCTCTTGAACACGGGCTACGCCAAACCAATTGCGGTGGGACCCCACGACGAGGCCTACCGCCGCGCAAGATCATCGGGCGCGTAGGCGCGAAGAGAAGAGCCGACATGACCAGCGTGGCGGCGACTTGCGTACCCATGCAGGAGGACGGTTCGCCTTCTCAGCTCAGGGGGCGCAGGAGGGGGGTGTCCGGAAGGTCGCTTCCGGGCGGGCGTCCGGAATAGCAACAACCGCTCCCAGCCCACGACGTCCTGTCGCGGGCCGGGAGCTACATGCCACCCGTGGGGCCATGGAGGGTGCCTCGGGTGGAGGTCACGCTGCATCAGACGTGATACCGCGGGGGCTGCCGGACGGCGGCGCGAAGTTCGTTCGCGTGCACCCACGAGTTTCCCACGGGCCCACGGGTCGGCGCTGTTGACAGGGTGACAGGGTGGCCGCGCTCGCGAGAGACTGCACCGTTAGGGGTTCGGCGAATGCGGATGATGCGCCACGACGACCGCCAGCGCAGTGACTGGTTAGGGGTGAGGCGCGCAAGTTCAGCCGATCGCAAAGCCGGGCGTGGCAAGGTGCACGAGGCCAGAATCGCCGTTGACTTTTCTGAGTCGCCCGCGGAAGATGGTGATTCGGGTTGATCAGATGC carries:
- a CDS encoding Ldh family oxidoreductase, producing MVLRGGARQLCDAHASDGVLSLMCYSAGGGRMQYRFSEGASVDPAAEARCVDAAALQDFTARVFEGLGMPAGDAATEAEVLVWANLRGIDSHGVQRVAAYSRAVDSGSMNPRPNIRVERETVATVLMDADRAFGPVVTVQAMERVIAKSREAGIGWGLIRNTTHQGAMAYYTQMAARAGLAGLAVVCSPPNMAPPGAKQAGTHNSPIAVAVPGSRRPAISLDMATSVAAGGKLDVARDKGVAIPEEWALDAEGRPTTDPAQSAFLRPAAGYKGYGLALIFECLSSLMAGNPLLATTISGRDAPRRATQNSFVAAIDIAAFTDVEAFKRDVDRLADAMNGLATVDGAPPILVPGQPEEQVLAERTAGGIPLPPGTVAKLRVAAERFGLDLPPALR